One genomic region from Arthrobacter sp. YN encodes:
- a CDS encoding carboxylesterase/lipase family protein, whose product MIKGVMVRTFLGIPYAGSTAGKGRFLPPTEAIGWSGVRDCTTPGPAAPQNPESLAPPGRKPLFWSESGCLNLNIWAADAGEGNLPVMVWIHGGAYVSGSNTNGICDGANLAGATGTVVVSLNYRLGALGFLHLAELLGPEYADSSNLALLDQLEALLWVQRNIAAFGGDPANVTVFGESAGAAAVGTLLGMPASPGLFRRAIVQSGTAERHRSPEDSSRIGLEFMALCGLNPSSPEELLALPVKQLLGAQEELVQRAGAENFAVPLPFQPTVGTPSLPAPPLEAVRNGLNSSVDLLIGTNLNEGSFAVEMRPAFPSDPPTEQRAAAVLAAAGVPGGEEKYAQLLARTPGFMAGGKQVLEAAISDTVYRQPSNRLLDARQGSLGKSFCYLFTWRSPAMGGKLGSCHALEIPFVFRQPGSPEADFLTQGRAPLGLSEMMSTAWSAFAQTGHPTAPGLPDWTVYGVDRMTMILDALPRMATDPLRELREFWAEAGL is encoded by the coding sequence TTGATTAAGGGGGTCATGGTCAGAACCTTCCTGGGCATTCCCTACGCGGGATCGACCGCTGGGAAGGGCCGGTTCCTGCCCCCTACCGAGGCCATCGGCTGGTCAGGCGTACGAGACTGCACCACACCCGGCCCTGCCGCGCCACAGAACCCTGAATCCCTTGCTCCCCCTGGCCGCAAACCTCTGTTTTGGAGCGAAAGCGGTTGTCTTAATCTGAACATCTGGGCGGCCGATGCCGGTGAGGGTAACTTGCCTGTGATGGTTTGGATCCATGGCGGCGCCTATGTGTCCGGCTCGAACACTAACGGAATTTGCGACGGCGCCAATCTCGCGGGTGCCACCGGCACGGTCGTGGTCTCCCTCAACTACCGCCTTGGCGCGCTGGGCTTTCTCCACTTGGCTGAGCTTCTGGGCCCAGAGTACGCGGACTCTTCCAACCTGGCGCTCTTGGACCAACTTGAGGCTCTGCTCTGGGTCCAGAGGAACATCGCCGCCTTCGGCGGTGACCCGGCCAACGTTACAGTTTTTGGGGAGTCTGCTGGTGCGGCCGCGGTTGGCACCCTGTTGGGGATGCCCGCTTCCCCCGGTCTGTTCCGACGGGCAATCGTGCAGAGCGGAACCGCTGAAAGGCACCGCAGCCCGGAGGACTCCTCTCGCATCGGCCTTGAGTTCATGGCCCTGTGCGGGCTAAATCCCTCCAGCCCCGAAGAGCTCCTTGCTCTTCCGGTAAAGCAACTGCTTGGGGCGCAGGAAGAGCTTGTACAGCGTGCAGGGGCTGAAAACTTCGCGGTCCCGCTGCCGTTCCAGCCCACCGTTGGGACACCATCGCTCCCCGCGCCACCCTTGGAGGCAGTGCGGAACGGGCTTAACTCCAGCGTAGACCTGCTGATAGGGACCAACCTGAACGAGGGATCTTTCGCAGTGGAAATGCGCCCCGCGTTCCCGTCGGATCCCCCCACCGAGCAGCGCGCCGCAGCCGTCCTCGCGGCCGCCGGGGTTCCAGGTGGCGAAGAGAAGTACGCCCAGCTGTTGGCCCGCACACCGGGATTCATGGCTGGCGGGAAACAGGTACTCGAAGCCGCCATCTCCGACACTGTTTACCGTCAGCCCAGCAACCGATTACTGGATGCACGGCAAGGGTCCCTTGGGAAGAGCTTTTGCTACCTCTTCACTTGGCGAAGCCCTGCTATGGGTGGAAAGCTCGGCTCCTGCCACGCCTTGGAAATCCCTTTCGTGTTCCGGCAACCCGGCTCTCCGGAGGCGGATTTCCTCACGCAGGGACGGGCCCCCCTGGGCTTGAGCGAAATGATGAGCACCGCCTGGTCCGCCTTCGCTCAGACAGGTCATCCCACCGCTCCTGGCCTCCCGGACTGGACAGTTTATGGAGTTGATCGCATGACAATGATCCTGGACGCGTTACCGCGGATGGCAACAGACCCGCTGCGGGAGTTGCGTGAGTTCTGGGCAGAGGCA
- a CDS encoding AtuA-related protein, whose amino-acid sequence MTTQIMLADVAHARAGDKGDTSILVVAPLNPTDYQRLQKALTKELVAAHFGTANYDDVRITPVAHLAAVVIAVANRLAGGVTRSPTTDPHGKTLSSHLLGLMVPWPHYADGDAN is encoded by the coding sequence ATGACAACGCAAATCATGCTCGCCGACGTCGCCCACGCGCGGGCAGGGGACAAAGGTGACACGTCCATCCTCGTCGTTGCCCCTCTCAACCCAACCGACTACCAGAGACTTCAAAAAGCACTGACAAAGGAACTGGTTGCCGCCCATTTCGGCACAGCCAACTACGACGACGTGCGAATAACCCCTGTCGCCCACCTCGCGGCCGTCGTCATCGCAGTCGCCAACCGGCTCGCCGGCGGAGTAACCCGCTCGCCCACCACCGATCCCCACGGGAAGACATTATCCAGCCATCTACTCGGGCTCATGGTGCCTTGGCCACACTACGCCGACGGTGACGCGAACTAG
- a CDS encoding acyclic terpene utilization AtuA family protein, translated as MNTPDIFRIGAGSGFAGDRYEPAEILARHGNLHALVFECLAERTIALAQQERHLKAGEGYDRRLLRRLRSTLPLATGMRILTNAGAANPVAAGLAVRSLAKELNLPSLRVAAVSGDDVLSSLNFSDSQILGTEETLADIGDRIISANAYLGADAIMGALTAEADVVITGRVGDAALFLAPLIHHFGWNKANLELMAKGTLVGHLLECAGQLTGGYFADGRTKEVEGLASLGFPLAEVSPTGAAEYSKIDGTGGLIDRRTVLEQLLYEIDSPDAYITPDVIVDLSGVNITERGPNRVHVDGARAAGRPDQLKVSVGVRDGYLSVGEIIYSGPGALIRAELAARILTERWQEVHGYSPARLRADYVGHNSTRSWWTPTDCEPPEVRLRMSATSLDQQQAVVLAEEVEALYTNGPAGGGGVTTSVKQTIGVVSTMIPRESVSPTVEVFE; from the coding sequence ATGAACACACCTGATATCTTCCGGATCGGAGCAGGCAGCGGGTTCGCCGGCGACCGGTACGAGCCCGCCGAAATCCTCGCCCGCCACGGCAACCTCCATGCTTTAGTGTTCGAATGCCTGGCCGAGCGCACCATCGCCCTCGCGCAGCAGGAGCGGCACCTCAAAGCGGGAGAGGGCTACGACCGGCGGTTACTGCGCCGGCTTCGGTCCACGCTCCCCCTTGCCACGGGCATGCGGATCCTGACGAACGCCGGAGCCGCAAACCCGGTAGCGGCCGGTCTAGCCGTCCGCTCCCTGGCCAAGGAACTAAACCTCCCGTCCTTACGGGTAGCCGCGGTATCCGGCGACGACGTGCTCTCCTCGCTGAACTTTTCGGACTCCCAGATCCTCGGAACCGAGGAAACCCTTGCTGATATCGGTGACCGAATCATTTCCGCCAACGCCTACCTCGGGGCTGATGCCATCATGGGCGCACTTACCGCAGAAGCCGACGTCGTTATCACCGGCAGAGTCGGAGACGCCGCCCTCTTCCTGGCGCCGCTGATACACCACTTCGGCTGGAACAAGGCCAACTTGGAACTCATGGCAAAAGGCACCCTCGTCGGACACCTGCTTGAATGTGCGGGGCAACTCACGGGCGGGTACTTCGCCGATGGACGAACCAAGGAAGTCGAAGGGCTCGCTAGCCTTGGCTTCCCGCTGGCAGAGGTATCCCCCACCGGAGCAGCCGAATACTCCAAGATTGACGGCACCGGTGGCCTGATCGACCGCCGCACCGTCCTGGAACAGCTTCTCTACGAGATTGACTCACCGGACGCCTACATCACCCCCGACGTCATCGTGGATCTCTCCGGCGTCAACATCACTGAACGCGGTCCGAACCGGGTCCACGTCGATGGAGCACGTGCCGCCGGCCGTCCCGACCAGCTCAAGGTAAGCGTGGGCGTACGCGACGGGTACCTCAGCGTCGGGGAAATCATCTACTCCGGCCCCGGGGCCTTGATCCGCGCCGAACTGGCGGCACGGATCCTCACGGAACGCTGGCAAGAGGTCCACGGCTACTCACCCGCCCGCTTGCGCGCCGACTACGTGGGGCATAACTCCACCAGGTCCTGGTGGACCCCCACCGACTGTGAGCCCCCTGAAGTCCGGCTCCGAATGTCCGCCACGTCCCTGGACCAGCAACAGGCCGTCGTGCTGGCTGAAGAAGTAGAAGCCCTCTACACTAACGGCCCGGCCGGCGGCGGAGGCGTAACGACTAGCGTCAAACAAACCATAGGCGTCGTCTCAACCATGATTCCCCGTGAAAGCGTTAGCCCCACAGTGGAGGTCTTCGAATGA
- a CDS encoding carboxylesterase family protein yields MTSPAVMTVHGPVVGTLDEGINCFLGIPYADAARFAVARSPKPWDQPLQATRFGPGPAQFPMPWLPKNLDLSEDCLTLNVWTPRDAPEATLPVLVWIFGGGFEGGLSGTDMFAGHALARAGEVVVVTINYRVGALGFASLKSLGGPYGEASNLGLTDVVLALKWVRANIGSFGGDPGLVTVAGGSAGGFLAGALPATPSADGLYQRLALFSGGASRLIPADRADEIGASIAGHVAGGNLIDAPLSELFEAQRRVIATDIGARNGVRPQAFGVVLDDGDANGVLKMHPLDAYRTPAAQEIDVWAAANADEISLFRTFDPNFDPVTEDELIGHRNEWGVDHETATAIVSPYTQESASMGEVRERLLTDWIYRLPAARLVEAHTAGGGRGYLSLIGRADGKPAAHGCETSGIFGRQPENETGPERHRAAEITRAVIDFVRTGNPGWHSGVDEARTFGDSGINAGETYRSILSRWAGVARP; encoded by the coding sequence ATGACGTCACCTGCGGTTATGACCGTCCACGGGCCGGTCGTCGGAACTCTGGACGAAGGCATTAACTGTTTTCTGGGAATTCCATACGCTGACGCCGCGCGCTTCGCAGTAGCCCGTTCACCCAAGCCCTGGGATCAACCGCTTCAAGCCACCCGGTTCGGGCCGGGTCCAGCGCAGTTTCCTATGCCGTGGCTACCGAAAAATCTCGACCTGTCCGAGGACTGCCTCACACTCAACGTCTGGACCCCACGCGACGCACCGGAAGCGACCCTGCCGGTGCTGGTCTGGATCTTCGGAGGAGGATTCGAGGGCGGACTGAGCGGAACCGACATGTTTGCCGGCCATGCCCTAGCCCGGGCCGGCGAGGTAGTAGTCGTCACCATCAACTACCGAGTAGGGGCATTAGGGTTCGCCTCGCTGAAATCCCTGGGCGGACCTTATGGTGAAGCCAGTAACCTGGGGTTGACAGACGTCGTCCTGGCATTGAAATGGGTGCGGGCCAACATTGGGTCGTTCGGCGGTGATCCCGGACTCGTCACGGTAGCCGGCGGCAGCGCAGGCGGGTTCCTGGCCGGGGCACTGCCGGCAACGCCCTCCGCCGATGGCCTGTACCAAAGGCTGGCACTCTTCAGCGGCGGCGCCTCACGCCTCATCCCGGCAGATAGAGCCGACGAGATCGGAGCCTCCATCGCTGGCCACGTTGCGGGCGGCAATCTCATCGATGCGCCACTCAGCGAACTATTCGAGGCACAGCGCCGCGTGATCGCCACCGACATCGGAGCACGCAATGGGGTCCGTCCCCAAGCGTTCGGTGTGGTCCTCGATGACGGGGACGCCAACGGGGTACTCAAAATGCACCCCCTGGACGCCTACCGAACACCAGCGGCACAGGAGATCGACGTGTGGGCGGCAGCAAACGCTGACGAAATCAGCCTATTCAGGACCTTTGATCCCAATTTTGATCCTGTAACCGAAGACGAGCTCATAGGGCACCGGAATGAGTGGGGCGTGGACCACGAGACAGCGACGGCGATCGTCAGCCCCTACACTCAGGAATCCGCAAGCATGGGTGAGGTACGGGAGCGACTGCTGACTGACTGGATATACCGTCTACCGGCCGCCCGGCTAGTCGAAGCGCACACCGCAGGTGGCGGACGCGGTTACCTGTCCCTCATCGGCCGGGCAGACGGCAAGCCCGCCGCCCATGGCTGCGAAACCTCTGGCATCTTCGGCCGCCAGCCGGAAAACGAGACTGGCCCGGAACGCCACAGGGCAGCTGAGATCACGCGGGCAGTTATTGACTTTGTCCGGACCGGCAACCCGGGATGGCACAGCGGTGTTGACGAGGCCCGAACCTTTGGAGACTCCGGCATCAATGCCGGCGAGACATACCGCAGCATACTGAGCCGGTGGGCAGGAGTCGCACGACCATGA
- a CDS encoding family 78 glycoside hydrolase catalytic domain: MTTWQARMIAADNHLDGAPLLRGEFQLDQGHGDVESATLFLSALGVVEAWVNGQRASEDLLTPGWSSYEWRVRYSELDVTEMVSTTTVLGLALGNGWYRGRLAWSGGSKYYGEELGAFAELRVRFADGHEQVIGTDESWASGPSATTANDLYNGQSIDARRFNDAWLAPGFTSDEWSAVRILDDDLSRLEPYIGPPVRRQLELKPLKVWTSPAGKVLVDFGQNLVGWVRASVSGAAGEVVTVRHAEVLEDDELGTRPLRSAEATDRFTLSGAPDVFEPTLTFHGFRYVEVEGWPGGADALRDGGLTAVVISSDMLRIGTFQTSDTLLNRLHENAVWGMRGNFVDVPTDCPQRDERLGWTGDLSAFAPSAAFLFDSRDFLRDWLRDLALEQSHDHDLVPFVVPNVLKYIEQPAEFGAPDTAALWSDAAVWVPWALWTAYGDKRVLEEQFESMTGHARRLRSKLSPNGLWDTGFQFGDWLDPDASPDQPWAAKADKHVVATLCAFRTASLVAAAADVLGDEGASAEFGAMARDLQEAFTEHYVSGGVITSDCTTVYALAIVFGILGEADREFAGHRLAKLVEKSGFRISTGFAGTPFVTDALTDTGHLEEAYRLLLQTENPSWLYSVTMGATTIWERWDSMLPDGTINPGDMTSFNHYALGAVVDWMHRTIGGLAPLEPGYRRILIAPQPGGGLQWAESSLETPFGLASVRWDLVDGRLKVSATVPDGSEAVLRLPGMDDEIVGPGQHTRNGHPAELTFH; encoded by the coding sequence ATGACTACCTGGCAGGCCCGCATGATCGCTGCGGACAACCACCTTGACGGCGCACCGCTGCTTCGCGGCGAGTTCCAGCTGGACCAAGGACATGGAGACGTCGAGTCCGCAACCTTGTTCCTGTCCGCCCTTGGCGTGGTGGAGGCATGGGTCAACGGCCAGCGCGCCAGCGAGGACCTGCTCACCCCGGGCTGGTCCAGCTACGAATGGCGGGTCCGGTACAGCGAACTCGACGTCACCGAAATGGTTAGCACGACGACGGTCCTTGGACTGGCGCTCGGAAACGGCTGGTACAGGGGCCGGCTGGCATGGTCAGGTGGTTCGAAGTACTACGGCGAGGAGCTCGGCGCTTTCGCCGAGTTGCGGGTACGGTTCGCAGACGGCCACGAGCAGGTCATCGGCACCGACGAGTCCTGGGCGTCCGGACCGTCGGCCACCACCGCCAACGATCTCTACAACGGACAGTCCATTGACGCCCGACGTTTCAACGACGCGTGGCTCGCTCCCGGGTTCACCTCCGACGAATGGTCTGCAGTGCGCATCCTCGACGACGACCTCAGCCGGCTCGAGCCCTACATCGGCCCTCCGGTCCGCCGCCAGTTGGAGCTGAAGCCACTGAAGGTGTGGACGTCGCCCGCTGGCAAGGTCTTAGTGGACTTTGGCCAGAACCTGGTGGGCTGGGTCCGGGCATCGGTGAGCGGTGCTGCCGGTGAGGTGGTGACGGTCCGCCACGCAGAAGTGCTGGAGGACGACGAACTGGGAACCCGGCCCCTGCGCTCGGCCGAAGCGACGGACCGCTTCACGCTCTCCGGTGCACCCGACGTCTTTGAGCCCACCCTGACATTCCACGGCTTCCGATACGTGGAAGTCGAGGGCTGGCCAGGAGGTGCTGACGCACTGCGCGACGGCGGCCTCACCGCCGTCGTCATTAGCTCTGACATGTTACGGATCGGCACCTTCCAGACGTCGGATACGCTCCTCAACCGCCTGCACGAGAACGCGGTGTGGGGTATGCGGGGCAACTTCGTGGACGTTCCAACCGACTGCCCGCAGCGCGACGAACGCCTGGGCTGGACCGGTGACCTCTCAGCCTTCGCGCCGAGTGCGGCGTTCCTCTTCGACAGCCGGGATTTCCTTCGTGACTGGCTCCGCGATCTTGCACTGGAGCAGAGTCATGACCATGACCTTGTGCCGTTCGTTGTCCCCAACGTCCTCAAGTACATCGAACAGCCGGCCGAGTTCGGCGCCCCGGATACAGCAGCGTTGTGGAGCGATGCTGCAGTGTGGGTTCCGTGGGCCCTATGGACTGCGTACGGGGACAAGCGTGTGCTTGAGGAACAGTTTGAATCCATGACCGGGCATGCCCGGCGGCTTCGGAGCAAGCTCTCCCCCAACGGTTTGTGGGACACCGGATTCCAGTTCGGAGATTGGCTGGATCCCGACGCCTCACCGGACCAGCCCTGGGCCGCAAAGGCTGACAAGCATGTGGTGGCGACGCTGTGCGCCTTCAGAACCGCATCGCTCGTAGCTGCCGCTGCTGACGTTCTTGGTGATGAAGGGGCGTCCGCCGAGTTTGGGGCAATGGCCCGGGACCTGCAAGAAGCATTCACGGAGCACTACGTTTCCGGCGGTGTCATTACCAGCGACTGCACCACCGTCTACGCACTGGCCATTGTTTTCGGAATTCTCGGCGAGGCAGATCGAGAGTTTGCCGGTCATCGCTTGGCCAAGCTAGTGGAAAAATCGGGCTTCCGGATCTCCACCGGTTTTGCGGGCACACCGTTCGTGACGGACGCACTGACGGACACGGGCCACCTGGAAGAGGCCTACCGGCTTCTGCTCCAGACCGAAAACCCGTCCTGGTTGTACTCCGTCACCATGGGCGCCACCACCATTTGGGAGCGCTGGGACTCCATGCTGCCGGATGGCACCATCAACCCTGGCGACATGACCAGCTTCAACCACTACGCACTTGGCGCAGTGGTGGACTGGATGCACCGGACCATCGGAGGACTGGCGCCACTGGAACCGGGATACCGCCGGATCCTCATCGCACCGCAGCCAGGTGGCGGACTCCAGTGGGCAGAGTCCAGCCTTGAAACTCCTTTTGGATTGGCCTCCGTTCGGTGGGACCTCGTTGACGGACGCCTGAAAGTCTCAGCCACGGTACCGGACGGCAGCGAAGCCGTCCTGCGGCTTCCTGGTATGGACGATGAGATTGTCGGCCCCGGCCAGCACACCAGGAACGGACACCCCGCGGAGCTCACCTTTCATTGA
- a CDS encoding glycoside hydrolase family 1 protein: MTTSQSFPAGFLWGVATAAHQVEGNNVNSDTWFLEQLPGTIFAEPSGDAIDHYHRYREDIALIASLGLTTYRFSLEWARIEPEEGQFSTAALNHYRRVLEACHEHGLTPVVTFHHFTSPLWLLAAGGWEDAATPARFGRYCDRVTEHLGELIGVACTLNEPNLPWLLKEIGIGGGPAETRGQVPIWAAAAERLNIEAARVAPFQFTVSESGFDVKLAAHHAGRDAIKARYPELMVGWTLANTDIHAAPGGEANADRIRREVNERFLEASRGDDFVGIQTYGRTVFGADGLVHAEDGVPTNQMGEEIYPEGLEATIREAARIAQIPVIVTENGLATEDDTQRLDYLRTAVAGVASCLADGIDVRGYIAWTAFDNFEWIFGYVPKFGLIAVDRATQERTPKPSAHWLGGVAKSNGASLDLAIQPA; encoded by the coding sequence ATGACCACTTCACAGTCCTTCCCCGCCGGCTTCCTCTGGGGAGTCGCCACCGCCGCCCACCAGGTTGAAGGGAACAACGTCAACAGCGACACCTGGTTCCTCGAGCAACTGCCCGGCACCATCTTCGCTGAACCCTCCGGCGACGCGATCGACCACTACCACCGCTACCGCGAGGACATCGCCCTCATCGCCAGCCTCGGGTTGACCACCTACCGCTTCTCCTTGGAATGGGCGCGGATCGAACCTGAGGAAGGACAGTTCTCGACGGCGGCACTCAACCACTACCGTCGTGTCCTGGAGGCGTGCCACGAGCACGGCCTGACGCCGGTGGTCACCTTCCATCACTTCACCTCGCCGTTGTGGCTGTTGGCCGCTGGCGGTTGGGAAGACGCGGCGACACCGGCTCGCTTCGGACGCTACTGCGACCGGGTTACTGAGCACCTCGGCGAGCTGATCGGCGTCGCCTGCACGCTGAACGAGCCCAACCTCCCGTGGCTATTGAAGGAAATCGGCATCGGTGGCGGTCCCGCCGAGACTCGAGGCCAGGTGCCCATCTGGGCTGCCGCAGCCGAACGCTTGAACATCGAGGCCGCGAGGGTGGCCCCATTCCAGTTCACCGTCTCTGAGTCAGGCTTCGACGTGAAACTCGCAGCGCACCATGCCGGCCGAGATGCCATCAAGGCCCGCTACCCCGAGCTCATGGTGGGTTGGACCCTGGCCAACACGGACATTCACGCCGCACCGGGTGGAGAAGCCAATGCGGACCGCATCCGCCGCGAGGTCAACGAACGCTTCCTGGAAGCCTCCCGGGGAGATGACTTTGTGGGAATCCAGACGTACGGACGCACAGTATTTGGAGCTGATGGCCTTGTCCACGCCGAGGACGGCGTCCCCACCAACCAGATGGGTGAGGAAATCTACCCGGAAGGCCTGGAGGCAACCATCCGCGAGGCTGCCCGCATTGCGCAGATCCCCGTCATCGTGACCGAAAACGGACTGGCAACCGAAGACGACACCCAGCGTCTGGATTACCTGCGCACTGCTGTTGCCGGCGTCGCGTCCTGCTTGGCCGACGGCATCGACGTTCGCGGCTACATTGCTTGGACTGCGTTCGACAACTTCGAATGGATCTTCGGCTACGTCCCTAAGTTCGGCCTGATCGCGGTGGACCGGGCAACGCAGGAGCGCACCCCCAAGCCCAGCGCGCATTGGCTGGGTGGCGTGGCGAAGAGCAATGGGGCATCGCTGGATCTCGCAATCCAACCGGCATAG
- a CDS encoding MFS transporter, whose translation MGDPIAQAQVKEPAGRAALDATAPTEAATSPSSTATQQPLSSKKTMALVLIAALGMYIMSLTLGTALSLRLAVVDPSGKETSYGMAVSISSLLLLVTIPLTGALSDRTAGRFGRRRPWIIGGLVPALLAAAVIGTVPSTPVIILAYIVALVSAHAAFNAYAVIPIEALPDNKRARVMGAMGMAGALAMSAGSYLAAWLVDAPLLMMCVPVLLALVCSIPLLVLYKDPAKTRAELPPLDLKGLAKSFLVDPRKHPNFAWAWVSRFLAGIAMTALFAYFIFFLMDGLGMPIAEAGKSAGLLTLISAPVSILFFTASGWLSDKIGRRKPFVIAAALLMATALVLGATASTFEQFVVAWIVFAMGQAMYLTVDLALCAAVLPDARDTGKDMAVFSLALSIPNIIVPAAAPAILAIGSGHNYGLLWFAAAALCAMGSITVTFIKGVR comes from the coding sequence ATGGGTGACCCCATAGCCCAGGCACAGGTCAAGGAACCTGCCGGGCGCGCAGCACTTGACGCAACAGCCCCCACAGAAGCCGCCACATCGCCGTCGAGCACTGCGACGCAGCAGCCACTGTCCAGCAAGAAGACCATGGCCTTGGTCCTCATCGCCGCCTTGGGCATGTACATCATGAGCCTGACACTGGGCACGGCGTTGTCCCTTCGCCTGGCAGTCGTCGACCCTTCCGGCAAGGAGACAAGTTATGGCATGGCAGTTTCCATCAGCTCACTGCTCCTGCTCGTCACTATCCCGCTGACGGGCGCACTGTCCGACCGCACTGCGGGCCGGTTTGGCCGCCGCCGTCCATGGATCATCGGCGGGCTGGTCCCCGCACTTCTCGCCGCAGCTGTGATCGGCACCGTGCCGTCCACGCCGGTGATCATCCTGGCGTACATCGTCGCACTGGTCTCAGCTCACGCCGCCTTCAATGCCTATGCAGTCATTCCCATCGAGGCCCTCCCGGACAACAAGCGGGCACGTGTCATGGGTGCAATGGGCATGGCCGGTGCGCTGGCGATGTCCGCGGGGTCATACCTCGCTGCTTGGTTGGTGGACGCCCCGCTGCTCATGATGTGCGTTCCCGTTCTGCTGGCCCTTGTCTGCAGCATTCCGCTGTTGGTGCTTTATAAGGACCCGGCGAAGACGCGCGCCGAGTTGCCTCCGCTTGACCTTAAGGGGCTGGCGAAGTCGTTCCTCGTAGATCCGCGGAAGCACCCTAACTTCGCCTGGGCCTGGGTTTCACGCTTCCTGGCCGGCATTGCGATGACGGCACTGTTCGCCTACTTCATCTTCTTCCTGATGGACGGGCTCGGTATGCCGATCGCCGAGGCCGGAAAGAGTGCCGGCTTGCTGACATTGATATCGGCGCCTGTCAGCATCCTGTTCTTCACCGCTTCCGGCTGGCTCTCAGACAAGATCGGCCGGCGCAAGCCGTTTGTGATCGCTGCGGCGCTTCTCATGGCTACTGCGCTGGTGCTTGGCGCCACGGCGTCCACCTTTGAACAGTTCGTCGTGGCCTGGATCGTCTTTGCCATGGGTCAGGCCATGTACCTCACCGTCGACCTCGCCCTGTGTGCTGCTGTCCTGCCCGATGCCCGTGACACAGGCAAGGACATGGCAGTCTTCAGCCTCGCCCTCAGCATCCCCAACATCATTGTCCCCGCAGCAGCTCCGGCGATCCTCGCCATCGGCAGCGGCCACAACTACGGGCTCCTCTGGTTCGCAGCCGCCGCGCTATGTGCCATGGGCAGCATCACCGTCACGTTCATCAAGGGTGTCCGCTGA
- a CDS encoding TetR/AcrR family transcriptional regulator yields MDLETGEQTARTPGRTGKRAPYANGAKKRAELVEAAFQVFAEKGYLGLSIRQIAEAVGTSHTALLHHFGSKEALLKAVLVLREEREGPWREELISEKGLLETVPAVMRHNAGIRGVIHLDATLRAEAISPDHPAHDFLLRRNEDFVDSVRSQLELERVAGRLRDGVSPAVLARQITALVDGIQLSWLYDDSVDMAEHLQAFMDLIKS; encoded by the coding sequence ATGGATCTGGAAACCGGCGAACAGACTGCCCGCACGCCGGGCCGAACGGGGAAGCGCGCCCCCTACGCAAACGGTGCAAAGAAACGCGCCGAGCTGGTGGAGGCGGCCTTCCAAGTGTTTGCCGAAAAGGGGTACCTGGGCCTATCCATCCGCCAGATAGCGGAGGCCGTCGGCACCAGTCACACTGCACTTCTCCATCACTTCGGGAGCAAGGAAGCACTACTGAAGGCCGTGCTTGTCCTCCGGGAAGAGCGCGAAGGACCGTGGCGCGAAGAGCTCATCAGCGAGAAAGGGCTCCTCGAAACCGTGCCTGCCGTTATGAGGCACAACGCCGGAATCCGTGGCGTCATCCACCTCGACGCAACCCTGCGCGCAGAAGCCATCAGCCCCGACCATCCAGCCCACGACTTCCTGCTGAGGCGCAACGAGGATTTTGTAGACTCAGTGCGATCCCAATTGGAACTGGAGAGGGTTGCCGGGCGCTTACGCGATGGGGTTTCGCCCGCGGTGCTTGCACGACAGATCACTGCACTCGTGGATGGCATCCAGCTGAGCTGGCTTTACGACGATTCCGTGGATATGGCTGAACATCTGCAGGCATTCATGGACCTGATCAAGTCCTGA